One segment of Shewanella piezotolerans WP3 DNA contains the following:
- a CDS encoding type II secretion system protein, producing the protein MAEKTAHQGFTLIELVVVIIILGILAVIAFPKFINLRQDAEIATHQATGGAFKGGITLANVKWAAAGNSGPADNLQVFGGGASGQLDINQWGFPAQNYPPFESSPRLNNTNDCMSVWRTVLEDAPIVSNSANTPDAVYRAAYQGPDQCFFYLLPEQTMSIYYDSRDGSVITDSDPNS; encoded by the coding sequence ATGGCAGAAAAAACCGCGCACCAAGGATTCACGTTAATTGAACTCGTTGTTGTTATTATCATTTTGGGTATTCTCGCCGTTATCGCTTTTCCTAAATTTATCAACCTAAGGCAAGATGCTGAGATAGCGACCCATCAAGCGACCGGTGGAGCCTTTAAGGGCGGAATAACCTTAGCTAATGTCAAATGGGCAGCAGCGGGAAACTCAGGACCTGCTGATAATTTGCAAGTCTTTGGCGGCGGGGCATCGGGCCAACTAGATATCAACCAATGGGGTTTTCCTGCGCAAAATTATCCTCCCTTTGAGAGTAGCCCGCGACTGAATAATACCAATGACTGCATGTCTGTTTGGCGCACTGTACTCGAAGATGCTCCCATAGTATCGAATTCGGCCAATACGCCCGATGCAGTTTATCGCGCCGCTTATCAAGGCCCAGATCAATGTTTCTTTTATCTGCTGCCAGAACAAACTATGTCTATCTATTACGACTCTCGAGACGGCAGCGTTATTACCGATTCAGATCCCAATAGTTGA
- a CDS encoding DUF3144 domain-containing protein, which yields MSEAKKETTIFEIADQFIALANELSAKEQDVGKVGTGMRFAAARFNAFEASLKSADLAAEKDNALEWFSNEFKEMLKDNLEDHIKNPSQPKAEEPAKDDSVQVFNS from the coding sequence ATGTCAGAAGCTAAAAAAGAAACCACCATTTTTGAAATAGCCGATCAATTCATCGCATTGGCCAACGAACTTTCAGCAAAAGAGCAAGATGTCGGTAAAGTCGGCACAGGAATGCGTTTTGCAGCTGCTCGTTTCAATGCCTTTGAAGCATCATTGAAATCAGCTGATCTTGCCGCTGAAAAGGATAATGCACTCGAGTGGTTTAGCAATGAATTTAAAGAGATGTTGAAAGACAATCTTGAAGACCATATTAAGAATCCATCACAGCCTAAAGCTGAAGAGCCTGCTAAAGATGATTCTGTGCAGGTATTCAATTCTTAA
- a CDS encoding LysE family translocator, with protein MSFSAWLGLLAICCLGAMSPGPSLAMVVRHTLGGGRGKGIICAWAHSIGIGVYALVTLLGLAVVLKQAPMVFNGIAIIGALYLAYMGVQALRSKGGMSDKLAAGKSTDALTAARDGLAISLFNPKIMLFFLALFSQFVMVADNMTAKGLIVLTPLLVDGLWYTLIALVLSHSAVLPKLREKAALIDKLSGIVLILLAVRVLVTL; from the coding sequence ATGAGTTTTAGTGCATGGCTAGGGTTGCTAGCTATCTGTTGTTTAGGCGCTATGTCTCCAGGGCCTAGTTTAGCCATGGTAGTAAGGCATACTCTTGGTGGTGGAAGAGGTAAAGGTATTATTTGTGCTTGGGCTCATTCCATCGGTATCGGCGTTTATGCCTTGGTGACTCTACTCGGGCTTGCAGTAGTGCTCAAGCAGGCTCCGATGGTATTTAATGGTATTGCGATTATAGGTGCATTGTATTTAGCCTATATGGGCGTGCAAGCTTTACGTTCTAAAGGTGGAATGTCGGACAAATTGGCCGCAGGTAAGTCAACAGATGCATTAACGGCTGCTCGTGATGGCTTAGCCATTTCGCTTTTTAATCCCAAGATAATGCTGTTCTTTTTGGCACTTTTTAGCCAATTTGTCATGGTCGCAGATAACATGACAGCAAAAGGGTTGATTGTGTTAACTCCTCTGCTGGTGGATGGCCTTTGGTATACCCTTATTGCGCTGGTTTTATCACACTCTGCAGTGTTGCCAAAATTACGAGAGAAAGCAGCATTAATTGATAAGCTGTCTGGGATTGTATTGATTTTATTGGCGGTAAGAGTACTGGTTACCCTATAG